One Streptomyces sp. NBC_00523 genomic region harbors:
- a CDS encoding CGNR zinc finger domain-containing protein yields MDAEPLGLTLRSTTGATYRFDPGALCLELLTTGGPGPYQRYEVLHRPADVRAWAERSRLTPTPELAVSAAEVAAVRLLRDALFRVVIAHTRGEPHPPGDLAVINEAAARPALAPAIAPDGSRRWAGNPGGTALAATVARDAVELLTGAHAHRIRTCAAEDCHLIYVDTSRPGRRRWCSMEHCGNRHKVRALRARHSEEG; encoded by the coding sequence ATGGATGCTGAGCCCTTGGGGCTGACCCTGCGGTCCACCACCGGGGCCACCTACCGGTTCGACCCGGGTGCCCTGTGCCTGGAGCTGCTGACAACCGGCGGCCCCGGCCCCTACCAGCGGTACGAGGTCCTGCACCGGCCCGCCGACGTGCGCGCCTGGGCGGAACGCTCCCGGCTGACCCCCACCCCCGAGCTGGCCGTCTCCGCCGCGGAGGTCGCCGCGGTACGGCTTCTGCGCGACGCGCTGTTCCGGGTGGTCATCGCCCACACGCGCGGCGAACCGCACCCGCCCGGCGACCTGGCCGTCATCAACGAGGCCGCCGCCCGCCCCGCCCTGGCGCCCGCCATCGCCCCGGACGGCAGCCGCCGGTGGGCCGGCAACCCAGGCGGGACTGCGCTCGCCGCCACCGTCGCGCGAGACGCCGTCGAGCTGCTGACCGGCGCCCACGCGCACCGCATCCGCACCTGCGCCGCCGAGGACTGCCACCTGATCTACGTGGACACCTCGCGCCCCGGCCGCCGCCGCTGGTGCTCGATGGAGCACTGCGGCAACCGTCACAAGGTCAGGGCGCTGCGCGCCCGCCACTCCGAGGAAGGATGA
- a CDS encoding NAD(P)/FAD-dependent oxidoreductase, translated as MSTQRETHHIVVLGAGYAGMAAAVQLAARTRKRGDAVRVTVVNARERFTERMRLHMVAAGRPLDAMSVPEMLEGTGARFTRGWVTAVDAGARTVRIDDERVLSYDTLVYALGGVADTAAVPGAEDHAYTLGSAEDAQLLADRLKALEGGHGTVAVVGTGLTGIESAAEIAERYPHLDVVLLGGQEPGATMNARAAAHVRAALDRLGVRVRGGADVVKVLAGSVELADGESIAADAVLWTGGTRVAPLAAAAGLEVDERGRIVTDRALRSVSHPEVYAVGDAAAIRQGYGVMHGTCQGGMPTGVHAALSIDRVLRGKQPKPFRFGYYHTPVSLGRGDAVVQFTRPDDSPRRICLVGAVAVRYKETVTGSPWPTYGRMKKMPASGAFWPRGGRFTRIRGDK; from the coding sequence ATGAGCACGCAGCGGGAGACGCACCACATCGTGGTTCTGGGGGCCGGGTACGCGGGCATGGCCGCGGCCGTGCAGCTGGCGGCCCGGACCCGGAAGCGGGGGGACGCTGTGCGGGTGACCGTGGTGAACGCGAGGGAGCGGTTCACCGAGCGGATGCGGCTGCACATGGTGGCCGCCGGGCGTCCGCTCGACGCGATGAGCGTCCCGGAGATGCTGGAGGGCACGGGCGCGCGGTTCACGCGGGGCTGGGTGACGGCGGTGGACGCCGGAGCCAGGACCGTCCGCATCGACGACGAGCGCGTCCTGTCCTACGACACGCTGGTGTACGCGCTGGGCGGGGTCGCCGACACCGCTGCGGTGCCGGGCGCCGAGGACCACGCGTACACCCTGGGCAGCGCCGAGGACGCGCAGCTGCTCGCCGACCGGCTGAAGGCCCTCGAAGGCGGCCACGGCACCGTGGCCGTCGTCGGCACCGGGCTCACCGGCATCGAGTCGGCGGCGGAGATCGCCGAGCGGTACCCCCACCTCGACGTGGTCCTGCTCGGCGGCCAGGAGCCCGGCGCGACCATGAACGCCAGGGCGGCGGCGCATGTGCGGGCCGCGCTCGACCGGCTCGGCGTGCGGGTGCGCGGCGGCGCGGACGTGGTGAAGGTGCTCGCCGGTTCGGTGGAACTGGCGGACGGCGAGAGCATCGCGGCCGACGCGGTCCTGTGGACCGGCGGCACCCGGGTGGCCCCGCTGGCGGCCGCCGCCGGACTGGAGGTGGACGAGCGCGGACGCATCGTCACCGACCGGGCACTGCGTTCCGTTTCGCACCCCGAGGTGTACGCGGTCGGCGACGCGGCCGCGATCCGCCAGGGTTACGGGGTCATGCACGGGACCTGCCAGGGCGGCATGCCGACCGGGGTGCACGCGGCGCTGTCGATCGACCGGGTCCTCAGGGGCAAGCAGCCGAAGCCCTTCCGGTTCGGCTACTACCACACGCCGGTGAGCCTGGGCCGGGGCGACGCGGTCGTCCAGTTCACCCGGCCCGACGACAGCCCGCGCCGGATCTGCCTGGTGGGAGCGGTGGCCGTCCGGTACAAGGAGACCGTGACAGGCTCGCCCTGGCCGACGTACGGCCGTATGAAGAAGATGCCCGCGTCGGGCGCGTTCTGGCCGCGCGGAGGGCGCTTCACCCGCATCCGAGGAGACAAGTGA